One segment of Rickettsiella grylli DNA contains the following:
- the ftsA gene encoding cell division protein FtsA encodes MAKKSVKHLIVGLDIGTSKVNALVGEVKPNGIEVIGMGIYPSLGLKRGVVVNIDATVDSIQQAVGEAESMAGCPVRSVYTGIAGNHIRSLNSHGIVAIQNQEVTPVDVERVIDAAKAVAIPADQKILHILPQEFIIDSQEGIREPIGMSGVRLEAKVHMVTGAVSAAQNIIKCIQRCGLEVSEIILEQLASSHSVLTEDEKELGVCLIDIGGGTTDIAIFTEGAIRFTSVIPIAGDQVTNDIAVALRTPTQSAEQIKKQHACALPELAHAEELVEISGVGDRPGRTLTKRALAEVVGPRYEELFHLVKTELCRSGFEEFLAAGVVLTGGASNVKGSVELAEKIFKLPVRIGHPQHITGNDEITTNGMYATSTGLLLYGYQQQCEQRKPNVLFARKIARIKNWLCENF; translated from the coding sequence ATGGCAAAGAAATCAGTGAAGCATTTGATTGTAGGATTAGATATTGGTACATCTAAAGTGAATGCCCTGGTGGGTGAAGTAAAACCGAATGGTATCGAAGTTATTGGTATGGGAATTTATCCTTCATTAGGATTAAAACGAGGGGTCGTCGTCAATATCGATGCAACGGTTGATTCAATTCAGCAAGCGGTGGGTGAAGCGGAATCAATGGCAGGATGTCCAGTGCGTAGTGTTTATACAGGTATCGCTGGAAATCATATTCGAAGTTTAAATTCTCATGGTATCGTGGCCATTCAAAACCAAGAAGTGACTCCTGTGGACGTTGAACGTGTGATTGATGCCGCCAAAGCGGTGGCTATTCCAGCTGATCAAAAAATATTACACATTTTACCGCAGGAATTTATTATTGATAGTCAAGAAGGTATTCGTGAGCCCATCGGTATGTCAGGTGTGCGGTTAGAAGCGAAAGTACATATGGTCACCGGTGCGGTTAGTGCAGCACAAAACATTATTAAGTGTATTCAGCGGTGTGGTTTAGAAGTTTCAGAAATAATTTTAGAACAATTGGCTTCGAGCCATTCGGTTTTAACTGAAGATGAGAAAGAGTTGGGTGTGTGTTTAATAGACATCGGAGGGGGCACAACCGATATTGCTATTTTTACTGAAGGGGCTATACGTTTTACCTCCGTTATTCCTATTGCAGGTGATCAGGTTACCAATGATATTGCCGTTGCATTAAGAACACCGACACAAAGTGCTGAGCAGATTAAAAAACAACATGCATGTGCATTACCCGAGTTGGCACATGCAGAAGAATTAGTTGAAATATCAGGTGTGGGCGATCGACCCGGACGGACACTGACGAAGCGTGCGCTCGCTGAAGTTGTGGGTCCACGTTATGAAGAACTTTTTCATTTAGTGAAAACAGAATTATGTCGTAGTGGGTTTGAAGAATTTCTTGCCGCAGGGGTTGTATTAACAGGGGGTGCTTCTAACGTAAAAGGCAGTGTCGAATTAGCGGAAAAAATTTTTAAGTTGCCTGTCAGAATAGGGCATCCACAACATATTACTGGAAATGATGAAATAACGACCAATGGTATGTATGCGACCAGTACCGGTTTATTATTATATGGTTATCAACAACAATGCGAGCAACGAAAGCCTAACGTTTTATTTGCGAGGAAAATAGCACGTATAAAAAATTGGTTATGTGAAAATTTTTAA
- a CDS encoding cell division protein FtsQ/DivIB encodes MVKNGKVIENQRYERQRDKSRLIRLSSFLPLKGWFFKFSLSVLVVLSFILLWQKLSNPSCFPIKNIKISGDLTYVKQHRLQQIIVPFLARGFFRLDSRGLKAQILHEPWIASVTLKRFWPNTLTVNFVTKKPIAFIGNGILDDKGNVFIPDNEALSRLDLPVFVAPLGQQKLLLQIYNTMKPMLATLNLKIKMLKLANQHYWYLKLSNGLSVYLSQNQPYSELERLVDVYSDVIASKVTMVDYVDLRYAHGMAVKFKKYIS; translated from the coding sequence ATGGTGAAAAACGGGAAAGTAATTGAAAACCAACGGTATGAACGGCAACGCGATAAATCGAGATTGATTCGTTTAAGTTCTTTTTTGCCCTTAAAAGGATGGTTTTTTAAATTTTCGTTGAGTGTACTTGTTGTATTAAGTTTCATTTTACTTTGGCAAAAATTATCGAATCCCAGTTGTTTTCCGATTAAAAACATTAAAATTAGCGGTGATTTAACGTATGTTAAACAACACCGTCTTCAACAAATTATTGTACCTTTTTTAGCGAGAGGGTTTTTTCGCTTAGATAGTCGGGGCTTGAAAGCGCAAATTTTACATGAGCCCTGGATAGCGAGCGTCACTTTAAAACGATTTTGGCCAAATACATTAACCGTCAATTTTGTAACGAAAAAACCCATCGCTTTTATTGGTAATGGCATATTGGATGATAAGGGTAACGTTTTTATTCCTGATAATGAAGCATTGAGCAGATTAGATTTGCCAGTTTTTGTAGCACCTTTAGGTCAGCAAAAGCTTTTATTGCAAATCTATAACACGATGAAACCTATGTTAGCAACGTTAAATTTAAAAATAAAAATGCTAAAACTTGCCAATCAACACTATTGGTATTTGAAATTAAGTAACGGATTATCCGTTTATTTAAGTCAAAATCAACCTTATAGCGAATTAGAACGGCTGGTTGATGTTTATTCTGATGTTATTGCAAGTAAAGTAACTATGGTAGATTATGTGGATCTTCGCTATGCCCACGGTATGGCCGTAAAATTTAAAAAATACATTTCTTAG
- the dnaE gene encoding DNA polymerase III subunit alpha produces MSSFIHLHLHSEYSLVDGLIRIEKLVDKACELSMPALAVTDLSNLFATIKFYQAAIKKGIKPIIGAECRVKDDQEGQEYQLILLCQNLRGYRNLIQLISKSYLENAKEGQPLLQKDWFSIYSEGLIALSGAREGDIVSCLMKKNKSLAVDYLQFWLRLFPNRFYLQVQRLGRPLEEEYIELSVGLAASFNVPVVATNEVCFLVPEDFEAHEAKVCINNGYLLNDPKRLKFYTNQQYLRSMEEMVVLFADIPSALSNSVEIAKRCNLEIELGASFLPNFPIPEGMSAEKLLTQEAQSGLTRYLGSQSFLRVSQTKNKEFQPIEKLTSPQTFKAFEKIYFDRLHSELQVINSMGFASYFLIVADFIRWAKKNKIPVGPGRGSGAGSLVAYVLQITGLDPLRYDLLFERFLNPERISMPDFDIDFCMEGRDRVIDYVTTRYGRNAVSQIITYGSMAARAVVRDVGRVLGYPYGMVDKIAKLIPFELGITLEKALTQEDELKTRYENEDEIKILIDLAKKLEGLVRNVGKHAGGVVIAPSQLVDFTPLYCERGGTHCITQFDKDDIEKVGLVKFDFLGLRTLTIIDWVVQAINKKKKPEEELLDIGTIPLDDVKTFDLLKACKTTAIFQLESRGMRDLIKRLCPDSFDEIVALVALFRPGPLQSGMVDDFINRKHGRAHVQYAHPLLEPILSSTYGIILYQEQVMQIAQVLAGYTLGAADLLRRAMGKKKSEEMAQQRTIFMKGAEQEGIERSLANQIFDLMEKFADYGFNKSHSVAYALVSYQTAWLKTHYAAEFMAAVLSSDMDHTDKVVIFLDECRAMNLPILPPDINCSEYKFTVDDDTGAIRYGLGAIKGLGLGAIEMLIEQRQQDAFRDLFDLCQRVDFQKLNRRGIDALICSGSLDSFGLNRATLLENVEAALQAAIQKSLTKSSGQKDFFGLEMVSHSNQMTHQKDWPKLERLQAEKDALGFYLSGHPIENYSNELPHFITSSLRESMIKSGHTITIAGWVLNIRSLWTKRGDRMAILTLEDTNGRLEVTLFNEGYAQYRDKLSKDKLLIIEGEVQQDEYTKNMRILGKKILDINEARASHAKNVIIKFSKPHVNPLLLDDLKKIMINFCPGPCPTCIAYYHPELKTQVFLSLGDTWKVKPHDDLLKALRERFGEESIRIHY; encoded by the coding sequence ATGTCATCCTTTATTCACCTGCACCTTCACTCAGAGTATTCTTTGGTGGACGGTTTGATCCGTATTGAAAAGCTTGTCGATAAGGCGTGCGAGCTATCTATGCCGGCACTCGCGGTAACAGATTTATCCAATTTATTTGCAACGATTAAATTTTATCAAGCGGCGATTAAAAAAGGGATTAAACCTATCATCGGTGCTGAATGCCGGGTAAAAGATGACCAAGAGGGCCAAGAATATCAACTCATTTTACTGTGTCAAAACCTGCGAGGCTATCGGAACTTAATACAGTTAATTTCAAAATCTTATCTCGAGAATGCAAAAGAAGGACAACCGCTTCTTCAAAAGGATTGGTTTTCTATTTATTCAGAGGGTTTAATTGCATTATCAGGCGCAAGAGAAGGCGATATTGTGTCTTGCTTAATGAAAAAAAACAAGTCATTAGCGGTAGACTATTTGCAATTCTGGCTCCGTTTATTTCCGAATCGTTTTTATTTACAGGTACAACGATTAGGTCGCCCTTTAGAGGAAGAATATATTGAATTAAGTGTCGGTTTAGCGGCAAGCTTCAATGTTCCGGTGGTTGCAACGAATGAGGTATGCTTTCTTGTTCCTGAAGATTTTGAAGCGCATGAAGCTAAAGTGTGTATCAATAATGGTTATCTCTTAAATGATCCTAAACGGCTCAAGTTTTACACCAATCAGCAATATCTTCGTTCGATGGAAGAAATGGTTGTTTTATTCGCGGATATCCCCTCAGCACTCAGTAATTCAGTTGAAATAGCCAAACGGTGTAATCTCGAAATTGAACTGGGTGCTTCTTTTTTACCTAATTTCCCTATTCCAGAGGGAATGAGCGCAGAAAAGTTATTAACCCAAGAGGCGCAATCCGGTTTAACGCGATATTTAGGTTCTCAATCTTTTTTACGTGTATCGCAGACGAAAAATAAAGAATTCCAGCCGATTGAAAAGTTGACTTCACCACAGACTTTCAAAGCATTTGAAAAAATTTATTTTGATCGCCTACATTCTGAGCTTCAAGTGATTAATTCGATGGGCTTTGCAAGTTACTTTCTTATTGTTGCTGATTTTATTCGCTGGGCCAAAAAAAACAAAATTCCTGTGGGTCCTGGTCGGGGCTCTGGAGCCGGCTCTTTAGTCGCTTACGTACTACAAATTACCGGTTTAGATCCGCTACGATATGATTTACTTTTTGAGCGGTTTTTAAATCCAGAACGTATTTCTATGCCGGATTTTGATATTGATTTTTGTATGGAAGGACGGGATAGGGTCATCGACTATGTAACTACACGTTATGGGCGTAATGCCGTTTCACAAATTATCACGTACGGAAGTATGGCAGCCCGTGCTGTCGTTCGAGATGTCGGGCGAGTGTTAGGTTATCCCTATGGTATGGTGGATAAAATTGCTAAATTAATCCCTTTTGAATTAGGGATTACGCTTGAAAAAGCGCTCACTCAAGAGGATGAGTTAAAAACGCGATATGAAAATGAAGATGAAATAAAAATACTGATCGATTTAGCCAAAAAATTAGAAGGATTGGTACGCAATGTCGGAAAACATGCCGGTGGGGTCGTGATTGCACCTTCTCAATTGGTAGATTTTACACCCCTTTATTGTGAGCGGGGAGGAACGCATTGTATTACTCAATTTGATAAGGACGATATTGAAAAAGTGGGCTTAGTAAAGTTTGATTTTCTAGGCCTGCGGACGTTAACCATAATCGATTGGGTCGTACAAGCGATTAATAAAAAAAAGAAACCCGAAGAGGAGTTACTGGATATTGGAACGATTCCTCTGGATGATGTTAAAACGTTTGATTTATTAAAGGCATGTAAAACGACGGCTATCTTCCAACTCGAATCGCGAGGAATGCGTGATTTAATAAAACGGTTGTGTCCAGACAGTTTTGATGAAATTGTTGCCTTAGTTGCTTTATTTCGTCCAGGCCCCTTGCAGTCTGGGATGGTGGATGATTTTATTAATCGTAAACATGGACGTGCTCACGTTCAATATGCTCATCCTCTTTTAGAGCCGATACTAAGTTCTACTTATGGAATTATTTTGTACCAAGAACAAGTCATGCAAATTGCACAAGTATTAGCAGGTTATACATTAGGTGCTGCAGATTTGTTACGTCGTGCCATGGGTAAGAAAAAATCAGAAGAAATGGCGCAACAAAGAACGATTTTTATGAAAGGAGCAGAACAGGAAGGAATTGAACGTTCTTTAGCGAATCAGATCTTTGATTTAATGGAAAAATTTGCAGATTATGGATTTAATAAATCCCATTCTGTTGCCTATGCGTTAGTTTCCTACCAGACTGCATGGTTAAAAACACATTACGCTGCAGAATTTATGGCGGCAGTTTTATCATCCGACATGGATCATACCGACAAAGTAGTGATCTTTCTTGATGAATGCCGCGCTATGAATTTACCCATTTTACCGCCGGATATTAACTGTAGCGAATACAAATTTACGGTAGATGATGATACAGGCGCCATTCGATACGGTTTAGGTGCTATCAAAGGTTTAGGTCTTGGCGCAATAGAAATGTTAATAGAGCAACGTCAACAAGATGCATTTCGTGATTTATTTGACTTGTGTCAACGCGTTGATTTTCAAAAATTAAACCGAAGAGGGATAGACGCTTTAATTTGTTCAGGGAGTTTAGATAGTTTTGGACTCAATCGTGCTACTCTTTTAGAAAATGTTGAGGCGGCCTTACAAGCCGCCATACAGAAATCATTAACAAAAAGTTCGGGTCAAAAAGATTTTTTTGGATTAGAGATGGTTTCTCATTCAAATCAAATGACGCATCAGAAAGATTGGCCAAAATTAGAACGATTACAAGCGGAAAAAGACGCGTTAGGTTTTTATTTAAGCGGTCATCCAATAGAAAATTATTCGAATGAATTGCCGCACTTTATTACGTCGTCTTTACGTGAGTCAATGATTAAGTCCGGTCATACGATTACCATTGCAGGTTGGGTTTTGAATATTCGTTCATTATGGACAAAACGGGGCGATAGAATGGCAATTCTGACGTTAGAGGATACAAACGGACGTTTAGAAGTCACCTTATTTAATGAGGGTTATGCTCAATATCGTGATAAGCTGAGTAAAGATAAACTACTCATCATTGAAGGAGAGGTTCAACAGGATGAATATACTAAAAATATGCGGATTTTAGGGAAAAAAATTTTAGATATTAACGAAGCACGTGCAAGTCATGCAAAAAACGTAATCATTAAATTTTCTAAACCGCATGTTAATCCCTTATTATTGGATGATTTAAAAAAAATAATGATTAATTTTTGTCCAGGACCTTGTCCTACCTGCATTGCCTATTATCATCCTGAACTTAAAACACAAGTTTTTTTAAGTTTAGGTGACACGTGGAAAGTGAAACCTCATGATGATTTATTAAAAGCACTACGCGAAAGATTTGGTGAAGAATCTATCCGTATTCACTATTAA
- a CDS encoding ATP-binding protein encodes MNFQRILDALPFSIYWIDNRKKTFSGGNQHFRSALKIDSLSEFVDKPIANFFLGDYLRIVNELLNKSIQSHDQDFSSVCQKCVNAYEEPILIQCRTPHSKKETITIFSEIYPQSRDVNQYLFDKNEKLTVYLNNIIENIPASIYWKDQNSIILGGSKLHTELTGFSDYKEVIGKSDYDFVWKEFAEQVHENDRFVMQHDQMVSFEEKGMLSDGKTHTFLTQKSPLKSKSGEIIGVLGVSIDITELKKTQKKLKKSKLLAETANQAKTKFLASMSHDIRTPLAGIIGLSKILQQRLNVLEDKNDLLMIGNASNQLLRLLTNILDVASLENASDLQLKIDNFSIQELAESLQKLLLPSIKSKGLTLQLNVDVSFTGNIASDQSKLERILLNLATNAIKFTEKGKVTISIKELNLPRQLEGTYIEFMVTDTGIGIPPEQLTSIFDPFFRIEPSHKKSTESSGYGIGLYTVKKFVRLLGGEIHVKSQMGAGTSFFFTLLMKLAPHNQRLKVKNKTKNVQPFVFLDNKKLFEIKKFKETEQEIKKNILLIEDDHLTIKFSKELFAQAGYNLTVISTLQETIAFAKNHAFDLIITDLGLPGLRGNEIAVLYRYWERINKKPMVPIISLTAYGKEKVKEECLAAGINEIWLKPLTKEKIKKLDKYFKIKKINDLELNFREQLQSRNSEYNEENDPITKKDNFLDIIHSYPIYDKGIALENLNGNLDLLNEIIEMFKLSIKDYIQKLEKNYERKNWETFETIVHKIKGGACYAGAIRLNYVCKNFLRSYLANKTQEVDTFYPFLINTLNETYHAIESEQND; translated from the coding sequence ATGAATTTTCAACGTATCCTCGATGCATTACCTTTTTCGATCTACTGGATAGATAACCGAAAAAAAACATTTAGCGGAGGAAACCAACATTTCCGATCAGCATTGAAAATAGATTCTTTATCAGAATTTGTGGATAAGCCGATAGCAAATTTTTTTTTAGGTGATTATTTGAGAATAGTGAATGAGTTGCTTAATAAAAGTATCCAAAGTCACGATCAGGATTTTTCTTCGGTGTGTCAAAAATGCGTTAATGCGTATGAAGAACCGATACTGATTCAATGTAGAACACCGCATTCAAAAAAAGAAACGATTACAATTTTTAGTGAAATTTATCCTCAATCTCGCGATGTTAACCAATATTTATTCGATAAAAATGAGAAGTTAACCGTCTATTTAAATAATATCATTGAAAATATACCTGCAAGTATCTATTGGAAAGATCAAAATAGTATTATTTTAGGCGGAAGTAAATTACACACAGAATTAACCGGATTTTCGGATTATAAGGAAGTGATCGGTAAATCAGATTATGATTTTGTTTGGAAGGAATTTGCAGAACAGGTTCATGAAAATGATCGGTTTGTTATGCAACACGACCAAATGGTTAGTTTTGAAGAAAAGGGTATGCTATCGGATGGAAAAACACATACTTTTTTGACTCAAAAATCACCGTTAAAATCAAAGTCTGGTGAGATTATAGGCGTTCTAGGGGTTTCAATTGATATTACAGAACTTAAAAAAACTCAAAAAAAATTGAAGAAATCAAAATTATTAGCCGAAACCGCTAATCAAGCAAAAACTAAGTTTCTTGCGAGTATGAGTCATGATATACGCACACCTTTAGCGGGGATTATTGGTTTATCAAAAATACTTCAACAACGTTTAAACGTACTTGAGGACAAAAATGATTTATTGATGATAGGTAATGCCAGTAATCAGTTATTAAGGTTACTGACGAATATACTGGATGTTGCTTCATTAGAAAACGCGAGTGATTTACAACTTAAAATTGATAATTTTTCTATTCAAGAATTAGCAGAATCGTTACAAAAATTATTATTGCCATCAATAAAAAGTAAAGGACTGACATTGCAGCTCAATGTAGATGTTTCTTTTACAGGGAATATTGCAAGCGATCAAAGTAAATTAGAGCGAATTCTACTCAATTTGGCAACCAATGCGATTAAATTTACTGAAAAAGGAAAAGTAACGATTAGCATTAAAGAATTGAACTTACCGCGGCAATTAGAGGGAACCTATATAGAATTCATGGTGACTGATACGGGCATAGGCATCCCCCCAGAGCAATTGACATCAATTTTTGATCCTTTTTTTCGGATAGAGCCGAGTCACAAAAAAAGCACTGAATCGAGTGGTTATGGTATAGGCCTTTATACGGTAAAAAAATTTGTTAGATTATTGGGTGGTGAAATACACGTTAAAAGTCAAATGGGCGCGGGTACAAGTTTTTTCTTTACTTTATTGATGAAATTAGCTCCTCACAACCAACGTTTAAAAGTTAAAAATAAAACTAAAAATGTACAACCTTTTGTTTTTTTAGATAATAAAAAATTATTTGAAATTAAAAAGTTTAAGGAAACAGAACAGGAAATTAAAAAAAATATTTTACTGATTGAAGACGATCATTTAACCATTAAATTTTCAAAAGAATTGTTTGCTCAGGCGGGGTATAACTTAACGGTCATTTCTACGCTGCAAGAAACCATCGCTTTCGCAAAAAACCACGCGTTTGATTTGATTATTACGGATTTGGGATTGCCGGGTCTTCGTGGGAATGAAATTGCTGTTTTATATCGCTATTGGGAACGAATCAATAAAAAGCCAATGGTGCCCATTATTTCTTTAACGGCGTATGGAAAAGAAAAAGTTAAAGAAGAATGTTTAGCAGCGGGAATCAATGAAATATGGCTAAAACCATTGACGAAAGAAAAAATAAAAAAATTAGATAAATATTTTAAAATAAAAAAAATTAACGATTTAGAATTAAATTTTAGAGAGCAATTACAATCAAGGAATTCTGAATATAACGAAGAAAATGATCCAATCACAAAAAAGGATAATTTTTTGGATATTATTCATTCATACCCAATCTACGATAAAGGCATTGCACTTGAAAATCTAAATGGCAACCTCGATTTATTGAACGAAATTATTGAAATGTTTAAACTTTCTATCAAGGATTACATCCAAAAACTAGAAAAGAATTATGAGCGAAAGAATTGGGAAACGTTTGAAACGATAGTACATAAAATAAAAGGCGGGGCCTGTTATGCAGGGGCGATTCGGTTAAACTATGTGTGTAAAAATTTTTTACGGAGTTATTTAGCAAATAAAACACAAGAAGTAGATACATTTTATCCTTTTCTGATTAACACGTTAAATGAAACATACCACGCAATAGAATCTGAACAAAACGATTAA